The [Clostridium] celerecrescens 18A genomic sequence TGTAATAAGGATATCCGCTCCTGCGCGGTATATACTCACCGCTGACTCGCAAACAATCTTTTCTTCCTCAATAAAACCGGCTTTTGAAGCCGCTTTTATCATAGCATATTCACCGCTTACACTATATGCCGCCACAGGAAGGTCGTGACGGTCCGCCACTTCTCTTATGATATCCAGATAAGAAAGTGCAGGCTTTACCATCACGATATCGGCGCCTTCCGCCACATCTAACTCCACTTCCTTTAACGCTTCTTTCCTGTTATGATAATCCATCTGATAGCTCTTCCGGTCACCAAAAGCCGGCGCAGAACCGGCAGCCTCCCGAAATGGCCCGTAAAATGCAGAGGAATATTTAGCAGAATAAGCCATGATCGGCACATTCACAAATCCAGCCTCATCAAGGGCCTGTCTCATGGAACCGATCCTGCCATCCATCATGTCGGAAGGGGCCACCATATGAGCTCCTGCTTTTACATGGGATAGGGCTATCATGTTCAAATATTCCAAAGTCTTGTCATTATCAACAGATTCTCCCTCAAGGATACCGCAATGTCCGTGGGATGTATATTCACACATGCACACATCCGTAACAATGTATACCATAGGATAATGCTCTCTGATAAAACGGATAGCCCGTTGTACGACGCCCTCCTCATCGTAGGCCTGGCTGCCGCAAGGGTCTTTATGAGCCGGAATCCCAAACAACAGAACTTTTTCCACACCGGCATTTACGAGCCGGTCCATAATCTGGGGAAGCCGGTCCACGCTGTAGCGGTATTGGCCTTCCATGGAAGGGATTTCTTCCAAAATTTCTTTTCCATCTACCACAAACAGCGGATAAATAAGGGATTCCTTTGAAACTCTGGTTTCCCGTACCATTTTTCTTAAGGTATCTGATGTTCTTAATCTTCTAGGTCTGTATAATAAATCCATATTCAATCCCTCCATTTTATTTCTGCATGCAATGAGTCATTTGACCCTGTCCTATTATACACCCTCTCAAATAAGATTCAAGTAATTCTTGCAGCAATGGAAAAGATTGCTTATAATAGTATCCATATAAATGAATCAGAAACGAGGTACTGCTTTATGGAAGAATACTATCAGGCAATTGAAGAAGCCATCCGCATGACAGGTTATAAAGGCCCGGTGGACGGGGAAGAAATCTATGACGAGATCTGCGATGAAATTGAGGATAAGGAACCGGGGGCCTATGTATTCATGTCAAAGAAAACGGATGATACTTTTTTTGAATATAAAATCCAGATCTTCGAAGACCAGTTTAATTTAAGCTCCATTGACATCCACTCACCGGATCAGGTTTATCACGCAGATTTTGATTAAGACAGTTCTTTGGATAGCCACAGGTCTGTAAGGGAATGAACCACATTTCCCTTGCTGCCTGTGGTTGTTTTAGCCATGGAAAGAGAATTTAGGACCGCTTCCTCCGTCGCTTCTGCTGCGGCCGTAAAGGCCGTCTCCAGGGCACTTTCTTTTAGTATGCGGATAGAAAGCAGCTCTTTTTCCGCCTGTTCCGGTATCCGGTTTGCCGTGGTAAATCCAATCATAATATCTCCACTTCCGTGTCCCATATAGGAACCTGTTCTGGAAAGTCCTACCCCAGCCCGCTTTATAATTCTCTTTAACTGACGGTCGGAGACTGGGAGATCAGTAGCAATGACTGTCATTATGGAGCCTCTGTCCAGGATCTGTGGCTCTGTCATCCGGGCAATTTCCTCTCCAACAGTCCGTCCGCCTATCATCAGGTTCTCGGTGCTTCCAAAATTCGACTGCACCAATACTCCCAGGGTATAGGTCTCTCCTCCGATTTTAAACCTTCTGGAGGCGGACCCGATTCCTCCCTTTAAGCCATAGCATACCGTGCCTCTGCCGGCTCCTACTGCCCCTTCTTCAAAATCCGGCATAGCATTTTCCATTGCCGCCCTCATCTCTTTAAGTCCCACGACCCTTTCGCTGATGTTATTCAAGACCGAATCATTGCACTCTCCCACCACAGGATTTACAGAAGCAAGTTCTGCCCCCTCCTGCCTGCATTTCTCAAGCATCAAATCCACCAGAGCATCGTGAACCTTCCCTACATTTAACGTATTGGTAAGGGCGATGGGCGTTTCCAGAGTTCCCAGCTCCTCCACCTGGATCAGTCCCTGGCTTTTGCCAAAACCATTATGAATATAAGCTGCTGCCACCAGCTTCCTCCGGAAGGGATTGTCCTTGCAGGGAATAATGACTGTGACTCCTGTTTTGTGATCCATGGTATCGATTGTGGCATGTCCCACCAGAACTCCTTCCACATCTGAGATTTTATTTAGGGGTCCCGGAGCCAGTCTTCCCGTGATGATGCCATATTCCCGTATCCTTTTCATGATCCTATCCTCCCTTTTCACATTTATGTTCTTATTATACATAATAAACAGTGCTTTGACTTCTTTTTCTTGTTTTTTCCATATTGTACCAGAGGACGAACACTGCTATAATAAGGACATAGGAAATGATAATCATTTCACGGACATTCCAGAGGAGGGATACACATGAAAATTCAAAATATCACAGATGTAGAAAAATTTTTCAAAGTAATCGAGCAGTGCAAAGGAACCGTTGAACTGGTTTCCAAGGAAGGGGACCGGATCAATTTAAAGTCCAAATTAAGCCAATACCTTTCTATGGCCACCATTTTTTCCAACGGCAGTATCATCAATGAGTTAGAGTTAGTTGCCCATGACCCGGAAGATGTGGAAAGACTCATTAAATACATGTATCAGGGAGAATAACAAAAAGAAGGATTTCGTTTCTGATAAAAGCAGGATCTTTGTGCCCTATTACTAATATAAAAAATAAGAAAGCTGCCTTGCCGGTTCATTCGGCCAGCAAGGCAGCTTTCTTATTTTTTGTTTTTAGGCTTCTTCTGCTTATCCAGCCTTTCGTTCACGATTTCCCGAAGAATGGCGTACACCACGGAACATAGCGGAATAAAAATCAGCATTCCAACAATTCCCATGGCGCTGCCACCGATGGTGACTGCAACCAGGACCCAGATGGAAGGAAGTCCTACGGAGTTTCCCACTACATGAGGGTAGATAAAGTTTCCTTCCACCTGCTGTAGCACAAAGAATATGATCAAAAAAATGAATGCATCCAAAGGCCTCACCATCAGCATTAAAAATGCACCGATGGCACAGCCGATAAATGCCCCGAACATCGGGATCAGGGCTGTAAATGCAATTAAAACGCCGATAAGTATCCCATAGGGAAGGCCAAAGGCCGTCAGGGTCAAAAAGAACATACTCCCAAGAATGACCGCTTCCATGCACTGTCCCGTAAGGAAATGGGAAAAGGTATCAGAAACCAGCGTTAAAATCTCAAGCGTCCGCAGGGTCACTTCTTCCGGTAGAAATGCCTTCATCAGCTTTTGTATCTGCCGTGAAAGAGCCTCCTTCTGAAGAAGAATATAAATGGCAAAGACAAGAGCAATTAAAAAGGCAGTCATCCCACTGATAATGGAAAGGGCAGCCGACACGGTGGAAGAAAGTACCGAACCTGCTCCGGCAGATAAAAATCCAACTATCTTTTCCAAAAAGGATTTCCAGTCAATCTCGATGCTGTTGATATAATCTGTAATCTCAGGGTTCTGGGCAAACAGTCTCTCCGCTTCCTCCTTAATACCTGCAAGAAACGCTGGAATACTGTTTTGCAGGCTTATAACGGTTTCAAGAAGCTGAGGCAACACAACAAAAATAACAAGCAGCAGGAGCCCGATTACAAACACCAGGGTAAGGCAAAGGCTTAATGGCCTGCGGATTTTGTTATCTTTCTTTACGGGCAGCAATTGTTCGATTCTGCGCATGGGGACATTGAGGATAAAAGCCATAACGCCTCCCAAAAGAAAGGGAGAGATAAATCCCACCAGCTTCATCGCCAGGGCAAACAGGCTGCGATAATTCCAGCCTGCGACCACCACGATTACGGCAAATACGATCAGGCCCCTTATTTTTTTTATTGTACTGTCATTGATTTCCATCATAATCTCCTTTTATGACTCCTCTTCAAAAGCTTTTCTGATATCTTCCTGTAAAGCCTGAAAGGTGCCCTGGGCCATCAGGGAGCTTCCTCCCCCCCGGCCGTTTAATCTTCCATTTAATGCTTTGCTCAATGCCCTCATGTCCACCTGCCCGCTTCCAAGGGCATACTGAAAGACACCCTCATCTCCTGAACATGCCAAAACAACGCTACCCTTCTTTCCTTCATACAGCATCGTGCAAAACTGTCTCAGCTGTACCGGAGATAAGTCACTTTCAAAAACCAGAAGAGGTGTATCCAGTTCCGGATAATCTCCGGCCTTTCTTTCTAAAAGCTCTTTGGAAAGCCGGCCGATTTTTCCATCCTTTTTCTGCCCTTCTTCTTTCAATCTGTCAACTGCCTCCAGGAGATGATCCGGTTTTGCCGACAGCAGGACGGAAATTCCGGACACTGCCTTCTGTTTTTTACGGTAATCTTCCAGAGCCATCCTTCCGCACAGCATGGTCACCCTGACACCGCCCTTATAATGAATCATCCCCGTCACTTTCAAAAAACCGATTTCTCCCGCCGTAATCACATGGGTTCCGCAGCAGGCACACACATCGCCTCCCGGAAACTCGATCAACCGGACTTGCCCGGTCAATTCCTTTTTACTCCGGTAATCGATACAGGAAAGCTCTTCCTTTGACGGATAAGACTCCAGAACCGGGATATCCTGCCAGATAAGTTCATTCACTTCCGTTTCTACAGCCTCTATCTGTTCCATGGTCAGGATTCCGTTAAAGTCAACGGTCACCTCATCCTTTCCCATGTGAAATCCTACGTTATCGAGGCCATAATGCTTATGTACGATTCCCGACAATAAATGTTCTCCGGAATGATTCTGCATATGGCAGAATCTCCTCTCCCAGTCTATGATTCCATTCACCCTGCTGCCAGCCTTTAAGGGCTTATCCGTTATATGAACAATGCCTTCCGGCTTTTCCCTGACATCAAGGACCGCCGCTTCCCCCAGACTACCAGTATCAGCCGGCTGTCCGCCGCCCTCCGGATAAAAAGCCGTCCGATCAAGAAACACCTCAAAAAAGCAGTCCTTCCCCGGCCTGCAATCTATCACTACCGCTTCAAATGTTTTTACATAAGGTCTGTCATAATATAATTTTTCCATCTTTTGCTCCTTATTTCTCTGTTGTACTAATTATACACAACAATTGGATAAGTTCAATCATAACAATTCTAAAATTTTAAGAAAAATTGGAAACAGTGGCAAGCTGACATTCATACACTTACATTGTAAACAAATTATTTGGAGGAACCAATATGAGTGATCTGGCAGCAACTAACTGTGGATGCGGATGTGATGGAGGATGTGGTAATAATGGCGGCTTCAATATTATCTGGCTGATCATTATCCTGTGCTTCTGTGGCGGTGGCGGCGGCTTCGGTTTCGGTGGCGGTTGCAACAACAGTTGTGGTGGCGGATGCGGCGGCGGTAATGATTGCAGTTGTATTCTGATCATCATTCTTCTGCTCTGCTGCTGTGGCGGCGGAAATAACTTCTTCTGCTAAGCAAAACATAAAACAAGGCCCGATCTTTTACAGATCGGGCCTTGTTTTTTATTTTATCAGCGGCTCTGACCGTTGGTTTTTCCAGGTCGTTGAAAAGAGTTCTGGCTGCTTACTCCTTTTAGGGGGCTCTTGTTCTGTTTTCTCTTCATGCAATCTTCATCAATTTCATATACTGAATTTCCATCTATGATTAATCGGCTTTTCATATCTAAATCACTCTCCTGTAATACTAATATATGCAGACGCATATATTGTCAACAAGAAAAGTAAGGAATCTTATGCCATGAACAACGAGCAAAATATTCGCGCAAATGATCTGGACTCCCTTATCGGTGATAATCATCTTCAGATGATGAAGGCTGCCCTGCCTTATATGAGTG encodes the following:
- the hemB gene encoding porphobilinogen synthase — its product is MDLLYRPRRLRTSDTLRKMVRETRVSKESLIYPLFVVDGKEILEEIPSMEGQYRYSVDRLPQIMDRLVNAGVEKVLLFGIPAHKDPCGSQAYDEEGVVQRAIRFIREHYPMVYIVTDVCMCEYTSHGHCGILEGESVDNDKTLEYLNMIALSHVKAGAHMVAPSDMMDGRIGSMRQALDEAGFVNVPIMAYSAKYSSAFYGPFREAAGSAPAFGDRKSYQMDYHNRKEALKEVELDVAEGADIVMVKPALSYLDIIREVADRHDLPVAAYSVSGEYAMIKAASKAGFIEEEKIVCESAVSIYRAGADILITYYAIELARFMDEGKIG
- a CDS encoding alanyl-tRNA editing protein, whose amino-acid sequence is MEKLYYDRPYVKTFEAVVIDCRPGKDCFFEVFLDRTAFYPEGGGQPADTGSLGEAAVLDVREKPEGIVHITDKPLKAGSRVNGIIDWERRFCHMQNHSGEHLLSGIVHKHYGLDNVGFHMGKDEVTVDFNGILTMEQIEAVETEVNELIWQDIPVLESYPSKEELSCIDYRSKKELTGQVRLIEFPGGDVCACCGTHVITAGEIGFLKVTGMIHYKGGVRVTMLCGRMALEDYRKKQKAVSGISVLLSAKPDHLLEAVDRLKEEGQKKDGKIGRLSKELLERKAGDYPELDTPLLVFESDLSPVQLRQFCTMLYEGKKGSVVLACSGDEGVFQYALGSGQVDMRALSKALNGRLNGRGGGSSLMAQGTFQALQEDIRKAFEEES
- a CDS encoding P1 family peptidase, which produces MKRIREYGIITGRLAPGPLNKISDVEGVLVGHATIDTMDHKTGVTVIIPCKDNPFRRKLVAAAYIHNGFGKSQGLIQVEELGTLETPIALTNTLNVGKVHDALVDLMLEKCRQEGAELASVNPVVGECNDSVLNNISERVVGLKEMRAAMENAMPDFEEGAVGAGRGTVCYGLKGGIGSASRRFKIGGETYTLGVLVQSNFGSTENLMIGGRTVGEEIARMTEPQILDRGSIMTVIATDLPVSDRQLKRIIKRAGVGLSRTGSYMGHGSGDIMIGFTTANRIPEQAEKELLSIRILKESALETAFTAAAEATEEAVLNSLSMAKTTTGSKGNVVHSLTDLWLSKELS
- a CDS encoding AI-2E family transporter gives rise to the protein MEINDSTIKKIRGLIVFAVIVVVAGWNYRSLFALAMKLVGFISPFLLGGVMAFILNVPMRRIEQLLPVKKDNKIRRPLSLCLTLVFVIGLLLLVIFVVLPQLLETVISLQNSIPAFLAGIKEEAERLFAQNPEITDYINSIEIDWKSFLEKIVGFLSAGAGSVLSSTVSAALSIISGMTAFLIALVFAIYILLQKEALSRQIQKLMKAFLPEEVTLRTLEILTLVSDTFSHFLTGQCMEAVILGSMFFLTLTAFGLPYGILIGVLIAFTALIPMFGAFIGCAIGAFLMLMVRPLDAFIFLIIFFVLQQVEGNFIYPHVVGNSVGLPSIWVLVAVTIGGSAMGIVGMLIFIPLCSVVYAILREIVNERLDKQKKPKNKK